The following are encoded together in the Vigna angularis cultivar LongXiaoDou No.4 chromosome 9, ASM1680809v1, whole genome shotgun sequence genome:
- the LOC108346765 gene encoding uncharacterized protein LOC108346765, translating into MMLLSCTTHSAVLESNENHIKSATFLSEKFEVGPGKIVVKTLLDIDFPRGHIGVKSFDVEVVDEDGNSVPLYETYLHHWFAVKYIENITMSEYIKQSHDLSNGIEFERNDGACQGFLLPHYWGLGGESRGTYSNLPDPFTVELGNPAQIKHEFKEKWLFSIMVIDTRGTHDRKGCTECRCKLMNLPKDFYNVTTGIDGQLLSKNYKGGLFCCQDNVQCKLRNGFRGPTRQLSLRYKIRWVDWDEHQVPLKFYILDSTDRVRSNGSTPIHDCQAEYTIPRNHDNDFPHVKKADIPMTKGGYLIYGTAHMHTGVVNTTLYGQDGRVLCTSNPKYGTGKEAGNEKGYLVGMSVCYPRPGSIKIEDGEILTLESIYENKFRTGAMGHFYIYLAEQIPNQ; encoded by the exons atgaTGTTGCTTTCTTGCACAACCCACTCTGCTGTTTTAGAGTCTAATGAAAATCATATAAAGTCAGCTACTTTTTTGTCTGAAAAATTTGAAGTGGGACCAGGAAAAATTGTGGTGAAAACATTATTAGATATTGACTTTCCAAGGGGTCACATTGGGGTCAAGAGTTTTGATGTTGAAGTAGTTGATGAAGATGGTAATTCAGTACCTTTGTATGAAACTTACCTTCATCATTGGTTTGCtgtaaaatatattgaaaacatTACCATGTCAGAGTACATTAAACAATCTCACGACCTTAGCAATGGTATCGAATTTGAAAGAAACGATGGTGCATGCCAAGGTTTTTTGCTTCCACATTATTGGGGCTTGGGAGGAGAGTCACGAGGAACATATTCAAATCTTCCAGATCCTTTTACAGTTGAATTAGGTAATCCTGCACAAATAAAGCATGAGTTTAAGGAAAAATGGTTGTTTAGCATCATGGTTATTGACACACGTGGAACACATGATAGAAAAGGTTGTACAGAGTGTAGGTGCAAGCTTATGAATCTCCCAAAGGACTTTTACAATGTCACAACGGGCATTGATGGTCAATTGTtgtctaaaaattataaaggaGGACTCTTTTGTTGTCAAGATAACGTACAATGCAAATTAAGAAATGGTTTTCGTGGCCCAACAAGACAACTTTCCCTAAGATACAAAATAAGGTGGGTTGATTGGGATGAACACCAAGTGCCTCTTAAGTTCTACATACTTGATTCAACTGATCGTGTAAGATCAAATGGTTCTACACCAATTCATGATTGTCAG GCAGAGTATACGATTCCGAGAAATCATGACAATGACTTCCCTCATGTTAAGAAAGCAGACATTCCAATGACAAAAGGTGGTTATCTTATATATGGCACTGCTCATATGCACACTGGAGTTGTCAATACTACTTTATATGGACAG GATGGAAGGGTTTTATGCACTTCAAATCCAAAATACGGAACTGGAAAAGAAGCAGGAAATGAAAAGGGATACCTAGTTGGAATGTCAGTTTGTTATCCCAGACCCGGTTCCATCAAGATCGAAGATGGAGAAATTCTAACATTGGAATCCATATATGAAAACAAATTTCGTACTGGAGCTATGGGACATTTTTACATTTACTTGGCAGAACAAATACCAAACCAATAA